In a genomic window of Vibrio marisflavi CECT 7928:
- a CDS encoding LysR family transcriptional regulator, with protein MDFGDLRTFCQLAEDGNYRVASEHLHITQSALTKKIQRLEAFCGVVLFERGRQGASLTAAGVALLPEAQQIVSSFESYKSLTQRVAKGIAGNLNIGFGISSYHLAPDYIARFKKKYPEIHITLNDIPSQKQSEALLLGELQLSFSRLPAIAPLKGVKLSTDNLVLATHSSQTIDINKLWLSLDSIDYLQLNPERGMGLSQQINMLLEEHEQKLNVAQEADDIQTLLALVSANLGFTIVPASVKHIANEHVVFWELSGENSSWDVGLIWNEQFESFAKDNFIQFVDQTRAQCL; from the coding sequence ATGGATTTTGGTGATTTACGTACTTTCTGCCAACTAGCAGAAGATGGTAACTATCGAGTAGCTTCAGAGCACCTACACATCACTCAGTCTGCTTTAACTAAGAAGATTCAACGTCTTGAAGCTTTTTGTGGAGTGGTTTTATTTGAGAGGGGAAGGCAAGGTGCCAGTCTTACTGCGGCAGGAGTTGCTCTTTTACCTGAAGCGCAGCAAATAGTTTCGAGTTTTGAGTCTTATAAATCTCTCACCCAACGAGTCGCCAAGGGAATAGCAGGAAATCTCAATATAGGATTTGGCATCTCTTCTTACCACCTTGCACCAGACTACATCGCTAGATTTAAGAAAAAGTACCCTGAGATCCATATTACACTCAATGATATACCCTCTCAAAAGCAGTCGGAGGCGTTGCTTTTAGGGGAGCTTCAGCTCAGTTTTAGTCGACTTCCAGCTATAGCTCCTTTGAAGGGGGTAAAGCTCTCAACAGATAACTTAGTACTAGCAACGCATAGTAGCCAAACCATAGACATAAACAAATTGTGGCTTTCGTTAGATTCCATCGATTATTTACAGCTCAATCCTGAACGAGGAATGGGTCTAAGCCAACAAATAAACATGTTACTAGAGGAGCATGAGCAAAAACTGAATGTTGCTCAAGAGGCTGACGATATACAAACACTGTTGGCACTGGTATCTGCAAATTTGGGCTTCACTATTGTTCCGGCAAGTGTAAAACATATTGCCAATGAGCACGTTGTTTTTTGGGAACTATCAGGGGAAAACAGCTCGTGGGATGTAGGTTTAATTTGGAACGAGCAGTTTGAGAGCTTTGCCAAAGATAATTTCATTCAATTTGTTGATCAGACTCGAGCCCAATGCCTTTGA
- a CDS encoding nitrilase family protein translates to MKDIRVATVQFNHHANDKNYNLSIIQSYVEKAVKQGVKIIVFPEMCVTGYWHVSKLQKSEIDDLSEFIPQGETAQHLLNMSEKYQLSIGAGLIEKDKDGNLYNSYVMAMPDGQIAKHRKLHTFVSEHMASGNEYTVFDTPHGCRVGILICWDNNLVENVRITALKGADILIAPHQTGGTNSRSPNAMGLIDPQLWHNRKQDIESIRSEMQGSKGREWLMRWLPARAHDNGMFLIFSNGVGVDMNEVRTGNAMVLNPYGEILAETDSVDNDIVIADLKAKELDMCTGRRWIRGRRPNLYHPLTVEGNELTPYQARFSEYK, encoded by the coding sequence ATGAAAGATATCCGGGTTGCCACTGTTCAATTTAACCACCATGCGAACGACAAAAACTACAATTTATCGATCATTCAAAGTTACGTAGAAAAGGCAGTTAAGCAAGGAGTAAAAATCATCGTCTTCCCTGAAATGTGTGTTACTGGTTACTGGCATGTTTCGAAGCTTCAAAAGTCAGAGATCGATGATTTGTCCGAGTTCATCCCACAAGGGGAAACGGCTCAACACTTGCTAAATATGTCTGAAAAATATCAACTTAGCATCGGTGCTGGTTTAATCGAAAAAGACAAGGACGGAAATCTCTATAACTCTTACGTAATGGCAATGCCTGATGGTCAGATAGCCAAACACAGAAAGCTGCATACATTTGTCAGCGAACACATGGCTAGTGGCAATGAATATACTGTATTTGACACTCCACACGGATGCCGTGTAGGGATTCTGATTTGCTGGGACAATAATTTGGTCGAGAATGTTCGAATCACAGCATTAAAAGGGGCCGATATCCTAATTGCTCCCCATCAAACAGGCGGAACGAACTCTCGCAGCCCCAATGCGATGGGGTTGATTGATCCCCAACTATGGCATAACCGTAAGCAAGATATAGAGTCGATTCGTTCTGAAATGCAAGGCTCAAAAGGAAGAGAATGGTTAATGCGTTGGCTACCCGCGCGTGCTCATGACAATGGTATGTTCCTGATATTTAGTAACGGGGTTGGGGTTGATATGAATGAAGTCAGAACAGGCAATGCGATGGTGCTCAATCCTTATGGAGAAATTCTCGCGGAAACTGACAGCGTAGATAACGATATAGTTATTGCAGATCTAAAAGCAAAAGAACTAGATATGTGTACAGGAAGGCGCTGGATCAGAGGCCGTAGACCTAACCTCTACCATCCTCTAACAGTTGAAGGGAATGAATTGACTCCCTATCAGGCAAGGTTTTCAGAGTACAAATAG
- a CDS encoding cytosolic protein, with protein MFIHHVNGIDWLVITAFEELKPIFIEDAGAIPSCFSINSELSLIDQAKRTYGYLPSFSGVVTDTGTFQSPDNEEDLNPQLACIVEGRGRVFIYHGGFVAFVDDEQTFITRMD; from the coding sequence ATGTTTATCCACCATGTTAATGGCATCGACTGGCTGGTGATTACCGCTTTTGAAGAACTGAAACCTATATTTATCGAAGACGCCGGGGCGATCCCTTCTTGCTTCTCTATCAACAGTGAATTGAGCCTGATTGATCAAGCCAAGCGCACTTATGGATACTTGCCTTCCTTCAGCGGTGTAGTCACCGATACCGGAACTTTTCAAAGCCCAGACAACGAAGAAGATTTGAACCCACAGCTTGCCTGCATAGTTGAGGGACGTGGCCGGGTGTTTATCTATCATGGCGGCTTTGTAGCTTTTGTGGATGACGAGCAAACCTTTATTACCCGAATGGACTGA
- a CDS encoding RNA recognition motif domain-containing protein — protein sequence MKLLVRNLARTTTEHEVRVLFSAHGTVTQCNLVLDQETGQSKGFAFLEMPDENEAKTALNSLNLTSVAKSKIRVKYAQS from the coding sequence ATGAAACTTTTAGTCCGCAACCTAGCGCGAACCACAACAGAACACGAAGTTCGAGTTCTATTCTCTGCTCATGGTACTGTGACCCAATGTAATTTGGTTCTAGATCAGGAAACAGGGCAATCTAAGGGATTCGCTTTCCTTGAAATGCCAGATGAAAATGAAGCTAAGACTGCTTTAAACAGCTTAAACCTGACAAGTGTAGCCAAGAGCAAAATTCGAGTTAAGTACGCTCAAAGCTAA